TCAGTGGCTATCCCTGCATCTATTACTATCACAGGACAGTGACCCTCCGAAGGATATCGCTCCTCCATGTCTTTAATAGTCTTCTTCAAAGTCTTACTGTCCCTGATGTTTCCTTCATAGATATGGCTGTATCGGATGAAACCCATCGTGTCTGTCACCAATCCCAATGCCATAAGCTTTGCATCATTACGCCTCTCTTTGCTCCGACCAAACCTCGCCTTCTCACTATCCCTCTTCTCCCCCTCAAAATAGAGATTCGTTAGATCATAGAGTATTATCTTGTCTTGCGGTGTAAATAACTCCCCAGTGCGTCTGGCCATCCATCGATCTATCTCCTCTTTGGCTTGATAAAGCTTTCGGCTCACTTTGTAAAGATGGTGCCTGCTTACACGCCCAGGCTCTACCCCATAAAGTTCACTTAACCCACTGTTTTCCTTCAGCCATTCCTCTGTCTTGTGCTCAGAAGCAGGAAATACCGCACGGGCAGTTATGTATATCATCGCCATCTTAATCCATCTCTCCTCCCACCCCAATTCACCCAGATATCTCGATAACCCTAACTCCTCAAGTGCCCGCCTGCATAACCACTCAGCACCAACCTCACGAGCATCATTATGCTCAAGACTGTTTACATCTACCTCCTGATAGTCATGAGACCCCTCATCTGCTGCCTCTGTGCTTACAAGGGATTCCTTTGGTATATCCAGTAACCCCTTGTTTATGATAATTCTGGCATAATGCTGAGCAAGGTTTTCTATCTTTTCAGGTATCTGTGAAACAAAAAGGGAAGGCCTCTTGTAAACAATCTGTTCAATCCTGTCAGCAAGAACTTTATGGTCTGATCTATCAGGAAGTTCTTCGAGCTTACCAAGGTTGAGAATATTTCTATGTCTTACAGTATTACCGAGGCGATAACTCTCACAGAGGCGGTAGTAGGTATACCGTTTACCAGTCTTTCTGTTAGGTATGGATATAGGTTTAACGAACATGAGTAGAGTATAGCAT
This sequence is a window from Thermospira aquatica. Protein-coding genes within it:
- a CDS encoding IS1634 family transposase, which encodes MFVKPISIPNRKTGKRYTYYRLCESYRLGNTVRHRNILNLGKLEELPDRSDHKVLADRIEQIVYKRPSLFVSQIPEKIENLAQHYARIIINKGLLDIPKESLVSTEAADEGSHDYQEVDVNSLEHNDAREVGAEWLCRRALEELGLSRYLGELGWEERWIKMAMIYITARAVFPASEHKTEEWLKENSGLSELYGVEPGRVSRHHLYKVSRKLYQAKEEIDRWMARRTGELFTPQDKIILYDLTNLYFEGEKRDSEKARFGRSKERRNDAKLMALGLVTDTMGFIRYSHIYEGNIRDSKTLKKTIKDMEERYPSEGHCPVIVIDAGIATEENLRMLREQKRDYVCVSLAKMKDSHIAEIEEKGRRLTDRRGNEIFAQWVEVEGYEDRFLYIKSKGKALKEQSMEEELSKRYEEGLESIKRGIERKGGIKRIEKVYERLGRLKERYPR